Proteins encoded together in one Ferroglobus placidus DSM 10642 window:
- a CDS encoding MIP/aquaporin family protein encodes MSLAKRFVAEVIGTALLVFFGAGSAAITLMLAKNAQKPNEFNIGIGALGGLGDWLAIGMAFAIVIMAVIYSLGRVSGAHINPAVTIALWATKRFPTSEVIPYIAAQLIGAALGSTLFLACVGSDAALVGGMGATAPFPGISYSQALLAEMVGTFVLMLVIMGVAVDERAPPGFAGLVIGLTVGGIITTIGNISGSSLNPARTFGPYLVDSAFGIDLWKFFPIYVIGPIVGAVVAALLYDFLSSE; translated from the coding sequence ATGAGCTTAGCCAAGAGATTTGTAGCTGAGGTTATTGGAACAGCTCTTTTAGTATTCTTTGGAGCCGGATCGGCAGCAATTACACTTATGCTTGCGAAAAATGCTCAAAAGCCCAACGAATTCAACATTGGCATAGGTGCTTTAGGAGGGCTTGGTGATTGGCTCGCAATTGGCATGGCTTTCGCTATAGTCATAATGGCAGTCATATATTCCCTCGGAAGAGTGAGCGGGGCGCATATTAATCCCGCGGTTACGATCGCTTTATGGGCTACCAAGAGGTTTCCAACTTCGGAAGTAATCCCTTACATTGCCGCCCAGCTCATTGGAGCAGCTTTAGGTAGCACGCTATTTTTGGCTTGCGTTGGAAGTGATGCTGCTTTAGTTGGTGGAATGGGAGCCACTGCTCCTTTTCCGGGAATAAGTTATTCTCAAGCTCTTCTGGCTGAAATGGTGGGAACTTTCGTTTTAATGCTTGTAATAATGGGTGTTGCCGTTGACGAACGAGCTCCTCCCGGATTTGCCGGACTCGTGATAGGTCTGACAGTCGGGGGAATTATCACCACGATCGGAAACATATCCGGCTCATCCTTAAATCCGGCAAGAACGTTTGGACCTTATCTCGTGGATTCAGCCTTTGGGATAGACCTCTGGAAATTCTTTCCGATCTACGTTATCGGTCCAATAGTTGGGGCTGTTGTAGCAGCTCTTCTCTACGATTTTCTTAGCTCGGAATAA
- a CDS encoding SHOCT domain-containing protein, whose amino-acid sequence MDGFHMFPFGFGFFGFGMIFWWVLWIIVAYLVYQDAEKRGMNGLLWFILVLIPMLGIVFLLVYLAVRESKAEEGKSSALEILKERYAKGEITKEEFERMRREIEG is encoded by the coding sequence ATGGATGGGTTTCACATGTTTCCCTTCGGTTTTGGATTTTTCGGCTTCGGGATGATCTTCTGGTGGGTTCTCTGGATTATCGTAGCTTACCTCGTTTATCAAGACGCTGAAAAGAGAGGTATGAACGGTCTGTTGTGGTTTATTCTTGTCCTCATCCCAATGCTCGGAATAGTTTTCCTCCTCGTTTATCTTGCTGTAAGGGAAAGTAAGGCAGAGGAAGGAAAGAGCAGCGCACTCGAAATTCTAAAAGAAAGGTATGCGAAAGGAGAGATCACGAAAGAAGAGTTCGAAAGGATGAGGAGGGAAATTGAGGGGTAA
- a CDS encoding heavy metal translocating P-type ATPase has product MEEHMHHVEERKAKHEHKKLHHEHMMEDFKRRFLASTALTIPIIILSPFIQKVFNYTLEFLGRAYVLFLLSSIVYFYGGYPFFKGFFDEFKKRTPGMMTLIAVAITSAYVYSSAVVFGLKGKYFFWELATLIDVMLLGHYIEMKSVLGASRALEELVKIMPSTAHLIKNGEIKEVPVEELKPGDIVLVKPGEKIPADGIVIEGESYVDESMLTGESKPVLKKRGKKVIGGAINLEGSLKVKVEKTGKDTYLSQIIELVKAAQESKSKTQDLANRAAFLLTIIALTAGFITFTTWMFFGKDLAFAVERAVTVMVISCPHALGLAIPLVVAVSTSLAAKNGLLIRNRQAFERVKEVEAVVFDKTGTLTEGKFGVADVFTFSKNEDVLRIAASIEVNSEHPIARSIVEEAKKRGIELLKVEEFKAIPGKGVEAKVNGEFYRIVSPGYLKEAGIDVDIPEEAIKGKTVVYLVKDSKVIGAIALADKVKPESKEAIQKLKDMGIKCMMLTGDSRVVAEKVAEELGLDEFFAEVLPHEKAEIIKRLQEKFVVAMVGDGINDAPALAQADVGIAIGAGTDVAIETADIILVRSDPRDVVRIIELSKKTYRKMLQNLLWATGYNSVAIPLAAGVAYSIGVLLTPAVGAALMSLSTVIVAANAKLLK; this is encoded by the coding sequence ATGGAAGAACACATGCATCATGTCGAGGAGAGAAAAGCTAAGCACGAGCATAAAAAGCTGCATCACGAACACATGATGGAAGACTTCAAGAGGAGATTTCTCGCCTCAACAGCCCTTACAATCCCAATTATAATCCTTTCACCCTTCATTCAAAAAGTTTTCAACTACACTCTCGAATTTCTGGGGAGAGCGTACGTTCTTTTCCTACTTTCCTCCATCGTTTACTTCTACGGCGGATACCCCTTCTTCAAGGGATTTTTCGACGAGTTTAAAAAGAGAACCCCCGGAATGATGACGCTAATAGCTGTTGCCATCACCTCAGCCTACGTTTACAGCTCAGCCGTAGTTTTCGGATTAAAAGGAAAGTACTTCTTCTGGGAGCTGGCGACGTTAATTGATGTTATGCTTCTCGGACATTACATAGAGATGAAATCAGTTCTCGGAGCTTCGAGAGCTTTAGAAGAACTCGTTAAAATTATGCCGTCAACAGCCCATTTAATTAAAAACGGTGAAATAAAGGAAGTTCCGGTTGAAGAGCTGAAACCCGGAGACATCGTTCTTGTCAAACCCGGAGAAAAGATTCCGGCTGATGGAATTGTGATAGAAGGAGAGAGTTACGTGGATGAATCTATGCTAACTGGAGAGAGCAAGCCTGTTTTGAAAAAGCGAGGAAAGAAGGTGATAGGAGGAGCGATAAACCTTGAAGGTTCTTTGAAGGTGAAAGTAGAAAAAACTGGAAAAGACACGTACCTCAGCCAGATAATAGAGCTCGTTAAAGCTGCTCAGGAGAGTAAGTCGAAAACTCAGGATTTGGCAAACAGAGCTGCTTTTCTACTCACGATCATCGCTCTAACAGCTGGATTCATAACCTTCACAACCTGGATGTTCTTTGGAAAGGATTTGGCTTTCGCTGTTGAAAGAGCAGTTACGGTGATGGTCATCTCCTGCCCTCACGCGTTGGGGTTAGCAATTCCTCTCGTCGTGGCAGTTTCAACCTCTTTAGCTGCTAAGAACGGCTTACTCATAAGGAACAGGCAGGCTTTCGAGAGAGTCAAGGAGGTTGAAGCCGTAGTTTTCGATAAAACCGGAACTCTAACTGAGGGTAAGTTCGGCGTCGCTGATGTTTTCACTTTCAGCAAAAACGAAGATGTTCTGAGAATTGCCGCAAGCATAGAGGTGAATTCCGAACATCCGATTGCAAGAAGCATAGTTGAAGAGGCAAAAAAGAGAGGAATTGAGCTTTTGAAAGTTGAAGAGTTCAAAGCAATTCCCGGAAAGGGTGTTGAAGCTAAGGTTAACGGGGAGTTCTACAGAATTGTAAGCCCCGGATACTTAAAAGAGGCTGGTATTGACGTCGATATCCCAGAAGAGGCTATAAAGGGGAAAACCGTCGTTTACCTCGTCAAGGATAGTAAGGTGATCGGAGCGATCGCTTTAGCAGACAAAGTTAAGCCGGAGTCTAAAGAGGCTATACAGAAGCTGAAGGACATGGGGATAAAGTGCATGATGCTTACCGGAGATAGCAGAGTTGTGGCTGAAAAAGTTGCCGAAGAGCTTGGACTGGATGAGTTCTTCGCCGAAGTTTTGCCCCACGAAAAAGCGGAGATAATAAAGAGACTTCAGGAGAAATTCGTCGTTGCGATGGTTGGAGACGGAATTAACGACGCTCCAGCTTTAGCTCAGGCTGATGTCGGAATCGCTATCGGAGCCGGAACGGATGTTGCGATAGAGACAGCAGACATTATTCTCGTTAGAAGCGATCCAAGAGATGTGGTGAGGATTATAGAGCTTTCGAAGAAAACCTACAGAAAGATGTTGCAGAACTTGCTTTGGGCTACTGGCTACAACAGCGTTGCTATACCTTTGGCGGCGGGAGTTGCTTACAGCATCGGCGTACTACTTACTCCAGCCGTAGGAGCGGCTTTAATGTCTTTAAGCACGGTGATAGTAGCTGCAAACGCCAAACTTCTGAAATAA
- a CDS encoding cytochrome c-type biogenesis protein codes for MKIRYFIIFIFLLISISSALTVEDVEKDVMCVCGCGKVLENCECGTAEKMRKEIEGMIARGMSKEEIISELQATYGKEVLVNPPKEGVFLGLWYYPVAITIAGVSIVYALLKRRGGKWYGDPDETINVDEDYLER; via the coding sequence ATGAAAATTAGATATTTTATTATTTTCATTTTTCTTCTAATCTCAATTTCCTCAGCTTTAACAGTAGAAGACGTTGAAAAAGACGTTATGTGTGTTTGTGGCTGCGGAAAAGTCCTTGAGAACTGTGAATGCGGTACGGCGGAGAAAATGAGGAAAGAAATAGAAGGGATGATCGCAAGAGGAATGAGCAAGGAGGAGATAATATCAGAGCTTCAGGCAACTTATGGTAAGGAAGTTCTCGTAAATCCTCCGAAAGAAGGTGTTTTTCTTGGCTTGTGGTACTATCCAGTGGCGATTACAATAGCCGGAGTTTCGATAGTTTACGCTCTTCTCAAAAGAAGGGGAGGTAAATGGTATGGTGATCCAGATGAGACGATTAACGTTGACGAAGATTATTTGGAGAGGTAG
- a CDS encoding phosphate-starvation-inducible PsiE family protein yields the protein MRARGYKFLNALYEILVFAMAVIVLLLLIGYIYWILTQIYALIQTGSKEIFDKIVIEILTFLVLIELVRIFTEYLEFRRVRLYLMAELAAIFILREMFIILYAKEFDWLSLIAFSVLILSVTAARTLAILYSPQKR from the coding sequence ATGCGTGCAAGGGGTTACAAATTTTTAAACGCTCTGTACGAGATCCTCGTTTTCGCAATGGCAGTAATCGTTCTGTTACTTCTCATCGGCTACATATACTGGATTCTCACTCAAATTTACGCTTTAATTCAAACTGGAAGCAAGGAAATATTCGACAAGATAGTGATCGAAATCCTGACTTTTCTCGTTTTAATAGAGCTTGTTAGAATATTCACCGAATACCTTGAGTTTAGAAGGGTCAGACTTTATTTGATGGCTGAACTTGCAGCCATTTTCATTCTGAGAGAGATGTTTATAATTCTCTACGCAAAGGAGTTCGACTGGCTTTCACTGATAGCATTCTCCGTCCTCATACTATCAGTTACAGCCGCGAGGACTCTCGCGATACTGTATTCTCCCCAGAAGAGGTAG
- a CDS encoding DUF2180 family protein — MKCYICAEQGKDSDAVAICIVCGMGVCMEHLVREEVELWRGDYPFPAKKLKKPVPRILCVICHEAYEEG; from the coding sequence TTGAAGTGTTACATCTGCGCGGAACAGGGGAAAGATAGTGATGCTGTGGCAATTTGCATAGTTTGCGGGATGGGTGTTTGCATGGAACATTTAGTTAGAGAGGAAGTTGAGCTGTGGAGAGGAGATTATCCATTCCCGGCTAAAAAGCTGAAAAAACCAGTCCCAAGAATTCTCTGCGTAATCTGTCACGAGGCTTACGAGGAGGGTTGA
- a CDS encoding helix-turn-helix domain-containing protein has product MYVAKVKVAQPTCSLAKATENGKVTMELLEYILLSDDEALFLGRISKVDDLSECFKVIEAHESTKFFQILEKTKTNLDFLAVIKDTTGIKAFEDSYCFVKPPIIVENGCKIYTVYAPDVRQLKKAYEKLKNFARWEILEVKSLEEKVKLTEKQHYVLKTAYEMGYFDRKRRATLVDIANAINLSKSTVHKHLHEGIQKIVEKYFNGFE; this is encoded by the coding sequence ATGTATGTTGCAAAAGTGAAAGTTGCTCAGCCTACATGTTCGTTGGCAAAGGCTACCGAAAACGGTAAAGTTACAATGGAACTTCTTGAGTACATCCTTTTAAGCGATGACGAGGCTTTATTTCTCGGAAGAATTTCGAAGGTTGATGACCTTTCTGAGTGCTTTAAAGTTATAGAAGCCCATGAGAGCACTAAGTTCTTTCAAATTCTTGAAAAGACTAAAACAAATCTCGATTTTCTGGCGGTTATAAAAGACACAACTGGAATAAAAGCCTTCGAAGACTCTTACTGTTTCGTTAAACCGCCGATAATAGTCGAGAACGGATGTAAAATTTACACCGTCTACGCACCAGATGTGAGACAGCTGAAAAAGGCTTATGAAAAGCTCAAAAACTTTGCGAGGTGGGAGATCTTGGAAGTGAAAAGCTTGGAAGAAAAGGTTAAGCTCACTGAAAAGCAGCATTACGTTTTAAAGACTGCCTACGAGATGGGATACTTTGATAGGAAAAGGAGGGCAACGCTCGTTGATATTGCCAACGCGATAAACCTTTCAAAAAGCACTGTTCACAAACACCTCCACGAAGGTATTCAGAAAATTGTGGAGAAGTATTTTAATGGCTTCGAGTAG
- a CDS encoding DUF2193 domain-containing protein, translated as MKEVIEKMVDEAIEAQWADVKTVEKNRGGEFVIDDVKAYVDVVNKMKAVGEQSEAVIRLHVDSVNAHYEVLRSLTKTVRPEDDPFVEHYQTPAILEILYEEDGKFRESVEKFIEEIGRAEALIGKEVVRRYGGFYGPTCVVDFALVPGSTSNVVNQILKGMDLPKEHKETILAAKSWAMNTSYGIGDVFAKEIERGATLNEALEKEIEMLKFIYDKPTEAQAALMDSLNHESFDVRTYMSEYKKRMEGAVKNALDDEVHYANIITVPAYCVGDIAHHISQSTYNMCKDDVVMAVITAVSEVMEASLRDNLNKFENEFHPLWLATGSTAVATEYILELDGFTAPMIVDLLTKRFHNFVQLYPSRDAAAELHNHDFMDMIYRGWKLLDKAMRAKNGSKDELKVKVGDFEVNLDPIHKNEVLMNPQRYTYPGCAISVRFSALMRLADYPCLLTSEPVTATMMTNVIALHKNTPNAPARRCKDCATAAMIDVRHQYCQWKEAV; from the coding sequence ATGAAGGAAGTTATAGAGAAAATGGTTGATGAAGCAATAGAAGCCCAGTGGGCTGACGTAAAAACCGTGGAGAAGAACAGAGGAGGAGAATTTGTAATAGATGATGTGAAGGCGTACGTAGATGTTGTAAATAAAATGAAAGCTGTTGGAGAGCAGAGTGAGGCAGTGATAAGGTTGCACGTGGATTCTGTGAACGCACATTACGAAGTACTTAGAAGTTTGACGAAAACCGTAAGACCGGAAGACGATCCATTTGTTGAACACTACCAAACCCCTGCAATTTTGGAAATACTTTACGAGGAAGATGGAAAATTCAGGGAGAGCGTGGAGAAGTTTATAGAGGAGATAGGCAGAGCCGAAGCTTTGATAGGGAAAGAAGTCGTGAGGAGGTACGGTGGTTTTTACGGACCGACGTGCGTTGTGGATTTCGCTCTCGTGCCGGGAAGCACGAGTAATGTGGTGAATCAGATTTTGAAGGGAATGGATTTACCAAAGGAGCATAAAGAAACGATATTAGCAGCTAAATCCTGGGCTATGAACACTTCCTACGGAATTGGAGACGTTTTCGCTAAGGAAATTGAAAGAGGAGCTACTCTGAACGAAGCTCTGGAAAAAGAGATCGAAATGCTGAAGTTCATCTACGACAAACCGACCGAAGCTCAGGCAGCTCTTATGGATAGCCTGAACCACGAAAGCTTCGACGTGAGAACGTACATGAGCGAGTACAAAAAGAGAATGGAGGGAGCCGTTAAAAATGCTCTTGACGATGAAGTGCATTATGCAAACATCATAACAGTTCCGGCTTACTGTGTGGGAGACATAGCTCACCACATATCTCAGTCTACCTACAACATGTGCAAGGACGATGTGGTGATGGCAGTTATAACAGCTGTCAGCGAGGTCATGGAGGCGAGTTTAAGAGATAATTTAAACAAATTTGAAAACGAGTTCCACCCGTTGTGGCTCGCCACTGGCTCGACAGCAGTCGCTACAGAGTACATCCTCGAACTGGACGGATTCACGGCTCCTATGATCGTAGATCTTCTCACAAAGAGATTCCACAATTTCGTGCAGCTTTATCCTTCCCGAGACGCTGCCGCTGAGCTGCACAACCACGACTTCATGGACATGATATACAGGGGATGGAAGCTTCTCGACAAAGCGATGAGAGCGAAAAATGGCAGTAAAGACGAGTTAAAAGTTAAAGTAGGTGATTTCGAGGTTAACCTCGATCCGATCCACAAGAACGAAGTTTTGATGAATCCTCAGCGCTACACGTATCCGGGCTGTGCGATAAGCGTGAGGTTTTCCGCTTTAATGAGATTGGCTGATTACCCTTGCCTTCTCACAAGCGAGCCTGTAACTGCTACGATGATGACGAATGTTATAGCCCTACATAAGAATACGCCAAACGCTCCAGCAAGAAGGTGCAAAGACTGTGCAACAGCAGCTATGATAGATGTTAGACATCAATACTGCCAGTGGAAAGAGGCTGTCTAA
- a CDS encoding MFS transporter — protein MNGVHKDFLILGMLFAVTSFDTLLLGFAIPKIIVLYSLSKAQAGLLGTILMIGVGIGAIILGALSDVLGRKNIIIFSVSLFSTSTGLLGFAENFLSLAILLFFSGFGLGGGLTLSIAYLPEIIRDKPLEKYMCYFESFWGIGALFVVSTSRILLERPLKELFFVGAFPFLLLPIFFKLSEIRAEKSTISGNIRELLSKYWKITILLWVIWFCGVYTYYGIFLWLPEVMSSIAGFKAGYSLLIPVYGIQIISPLFLSLIIRDDNTEKLLFLYSLAAAIFTLLSISASDFLVLGMISTSFFSIGGWVLFILSTQKSYPQKMRGIGVGSAASVGRIGGIVAPYFTGLLLDIYGIFVAFTAISLMFVVIAILSFPLLKIRKEVRAH, from the coding sequence ATGAACGGAGTTCACAAAGACTTTCTCATCCTCGGCATGCTATTTGCTGTCACATCGTTCGACACGCTTCTTCTCGGATTTGCTATCCCAAAAATTATAGTTCTGTATTCCCTTTCGAAAGCTCAAGCTGGTTTGCTCGGCACGATTTTGATGATTGGCGTTGGAATCGGCGCAATAATTCTCGGAGCACTTTCGGACGTGCTTGGAAGAAAGAACATTATAATTTTCTCTGTTTCCCTCTTCTCAACATCAACAGGTTTGCTCGGATTTGCGGAAAATTTTCTTAGCTTAGCAATTCTTTTATTCTTCTCCGGTTTTGGTCTCGGAGGAGGATTGACTTTAAGCATAGCTTATTTACCAGAGATCATCCGAGATAAACCCCTCGAAAAGTACATGTGCTACTTCGAATCTTTCTGGGGGATTGGTGCACTTTTCGTGGTCTCTACTTCTCGCATTTTGCTTGAAAGACCACTAAAAGAGCTCTTTTTCGTTGGTGCATTCCCTTTCCTTCTTCTCCCCATCTTTTTCAAGCTTTCGGAAATCAGAGCGGAGAAAAGCACAATATCAGGAAACATTAGAGAGCTTTTATCGAAGTACTGGAAGATAACTATTCTTCTATGGGTCATCTGGTTCTGTGGCGTTTATACGTATTACGGAATTTTCCTCTGGCTTCCAGAAGTTATGTCGTCGATAGCTGGATTTAAAGCCGGATACTCATTGTTAATCCCCGTTTACGGCATTCAAATTATTTCTCCGCTTTTTCTTTCCCTGATCATAAGGGACGACAATACGGAAAAATTGCTATTTCTGTATTCCCTTGCAGCAGCCATCTTCACCCTTCTTTCCATATCAGCGAGTGATTTCCTCGTTTTGGGAATGATCTCAACGTCCTTTTTCAGCATAGGCGGATGGGTTCTTTTTATCTTAAGCACTCAAAAGAGCTACCCGCAGAAGATGCGAGGAATTGGAGTTGGTTCCGCTGCGAGTGTTGGGAGAATTGGAGGTATCGTCGCTCCTTACTTCACCGGACTGCTGTTAGATATTTACGGAATCTTCGTGGCATTTACGGCAATTTCTCTGATGTTCGTGGTTATAGCTATACTTTCATTCCCCCTCCTAAAAATTCGCAAAGAAGTTAGAGCTCATTAA